One stretch of Alcaligenes faecalis DNA includes these proteins:
- a CDS encoding amidohydrolase family protein — protein MTSPYTVIRGGLVLAHAHAQAEPLDILIKNGEIEAMGPPGLPAPADATVVQADDQLLHPGLINAHTHGHGTYAKAMGDRWSLELLLTAGPWINGDRHLEDKYLSTQLNAAEMLLKGCTASYDLYSEVPVPTAEGMNAVAQAYVDAGMRATVAPMMADLSFYQSVPGLIEALPEELQKFVAQLAPQSFRATLSGLTDFLDQQRNSDRIRVALAPTIPMLCSDEFLQTCGEISAERNIGLHSHVGESYVQALTGMKRYGTTIVQHLDKLGLISPRFTLAHAIWLDERDLDILAVRGAMVAHNPGSNMRLGNGIADVNSMLERGITVGLGTDGSNSGDNQNMYEAMRLASFSSKVRGPDTERWVTTEQALYAATEGSARCLGMGEQLGRLEPGRKADIVFLDLAHINWIPHNNTVNQLVHLEDGLALRHVMVDGQFAVRDRQLTQVNMPRLRQQVEQAQERITRNTYDKRHITEKLAKAVGSFCLCLGHDRYHVQRWAHSKQDLT, from the coding sequence CAAGAATGGCGAGATCGAAGCCATGGGCCCGCCCGGCCTGCCCGCACCTGCTGATGCCACAGTAGTGCAAGCGGATGACCAACTGCTGCATCCCGGCCTGATCAATGCGCATACCCACGGCCACGGCACCTATGCCAAGGCCATGGGAGATCGCTGGTCACTGGAGCTGCTACTGACGGCGGGCCCCTGGATCAATGGCGACCGCCATCTGGAAGACAAGTACCTGAGCACCCAGCTCAATGCCGCAGAAATGCTGCTGAAAGGCTGTACCGCCAGCTACGACCTGTATTCTGAGGTCCCCGTGCCCACAGCAGAAGGCATGAATGCCGTTGCCCAGGCCTATGTGGATGCCGGTATGCGGGCCACGGTCGCCCCCATGATGGCGGACCTGTCCTTTTACCAATCCGTGCCCGGCCTGATCGAAGCTCTGCCGGAAGAACTGCAGAAGTTTGTGGCCCAACTGGCACCACAATCCTTCCGGGCCACGCTATCGGGCCTGACGGACTTTCTGGACCAGCAGCGCAACTCCGACCGCATTCGCGTGGCCCTGGCTCCGACCATTCCCATGTTGTGCTCGGACGAGTTCCTGCAAACCTGCGGCGAAATCAGTGCAGAGCGCAATATCGGCCTGCACAGCCACGTCGGTGAATCCTATGTGCAAGCCCTGACTGGCATGAAGCGTTATGGCACCACCATTGTCCAGCATCTGGACAAGCTGGGCCTGATCTCGCCCCGTTTCACCCTGGCGCACGCCATCTGGCTGGACGAGCGCGATCTGGACATTCTGGCGGTGCGCGGAGCCATGGTGGCCCACAACCCCGGCAGCAATATGCGTTTAGGTAATGGGATTGCCGACGTGAACTCCATGCTGGAACGCGGTATTACCGTGGGTCTGGGCACGGACGGCTCAAACAGCGGCGATAACCAGAATATGTACGAAGCCATGCGTCTGGCCTCCTTCTCGTCCAAGGTACGCGGCCCGGATACCGAGCGCTGGGTCACCACCGAACAAGCGCTATACGCGGCCACTGAAGGCAGCGCCCGCTGTCTGGGCATGGGCGAACAACTGGGACGTCTGGAGCCGGGTCGCAAGGCCGACATCGTGTTTCTGGATCTGGCCCATATCAACTGGATTCCGCATAACAACACGGTCAATCAGCTGGTGCATCTGGAAGACGGCCTGGCGCTACGCCATGTAATGGTCGACGGCCAGTTTGCCGTGCGCGACCGACAGTTAACACAAGTGAATATGCCGCGCCTGCGCCAACAAGTGGAGCAGGCCCAGGAACGCATCACGCGCAATACCTACGACAAGCGCCACATCACTGAAAAACTGGCCAAAGCCGTGGGTTCTTTCTGCCTGTGCCTGGGCCATGACCGCTATCACGTGCAGCGCTGGGCGCACTCCAAGCAAGACTTAACATGA